A region of Cucumis melo cultivar AY chromosome 2, USDA_Cmelo_AY_1.0, whole genome shotgun sequence DNA encodes the following proteins:
- the LOC103492183 gene encoding root phototropism protein 3-like isoform X1: protein MTEEMRNLDREIPTCGSVIGGKHNKCVIFPVKSSMIAESMERSNKNWIVQTKPAYQSDLIVQVGEFCFHLHKLPMVARSKYLNRMIIQNSSHEVQNNNSVSTIQLNNLPGGPMAFELVMKFCYGWKVDLTAKNVAPLYCATHFLEMTDDLAQGNLTSKAEAFLSFVISSSWKDTFKVLKSCESISRCANQLHIPKRCSEAIARKACMNPQSFCNSDYNVDNVRLEVVADNWWFKDVLFLRIDHFIEVIESGKQRGMKSEVAESCIAQWTMRWFARLMNEFENLMLNNSTDKLKETAVESLIRLLPLEENSVSSTFLLHILKLGSVTKIDSELLTRIESRLAMMLKKCRASDLLVKNYGDDDGVYDVAVVTRIIKSYASHISDNAQSNLSDVGRLVDDYLMLVAQDQNLKADGFLVLAEALPQDARVCCDNLYRAIDMYLKAHPELTEEERTCLCRSLKYHKLSQAAKEHIMKNNRLPLKYVTSFILLEQVSVTKPRTSFGSVDRQMRSRVVLGESKCPGTSWTLNSQNEINLMKREVATMKGQLNDIQMCKTKLQGQAKKGFNHKKNFASVRKIVCLGFNNSKLKSFGFAPLWA from the exons ATGACAGAAGAAATGAGGAATCTAGATAGAGAAATTCCGACATGTGGATCAGTGATTGGTGGGAAGCATAACAAGTGTGTCATTTTTCCAGTCAAATCAAGCATGATTGCTGAGTCCATGGAAAGAAGTAACAAAAACTG GATTGTTCAGACAAAACCAGCATACCAGAGTGACTTAATTGTTCAGGTTGGGGAATTTTGCTTTCACCTGCACAAG CTCCCAATGGTTGCAAGAAGCAAATATCTGAATAGAATGATAATCCAAAACAGCAGCCACGAAGTGCAAAATAACAACAGTGTCAGCACAATACAACTGAACAATCTTCCAGGGGGGCCTATGGCTTTTGAGTTGGTGATGAAGTTTTGCTATGGGTGGAAGGTTGATTTAACTGCCAAAAATGTTGCTCCTCTTTACTGTGCAACACATTTCCTTGAAATGACTGATGATCTTGCACAAGGGAATCTCACTTCCAAAGCAGAAGCCTTCTTGAGCTTTGTAATATCATCATCATGGAAAGACACGTTCAAAGTTCTCAAAAGTTGTGAATCCATTTCTCGATGTGCCAATCAGCTGCACATCCCGAAACGCTGTTCTGAAGCAATCGCCCGGAAGGCTTGTATGAACCCGCAATCCTTCTGTAATAGTGATTATAATGTTGATAATGTAAGGCTCGAAGTCGTTGCTGACAACTGGTGGTTTAAGGATGTTTTGTTTCTTCGTATTGATCATTTCATTGAAGTGATTGAATCAGGAAAACAAAGAGGAATGAAGTCTGAGGTTGCAGAATCGTGTATAGCACAGTGGACAATGAGATGGTTTGCTCGGTTAATGAATGAATTTGAGAATTTGATGCTGAATAATTCTACTGACAAGTTGAAAGAAACGGCAGTTGAAAGTTTGATTCGGTTACTTCCCTTGGAGGAAAATTCGGTTTCCTCTACTTTTCTGCTTCATATTTTGAAGTTGGGATCTGTAACGAAGATCGACTCCGAATTGTTAACTAGGATTGAAAGTAGATTGGCCATGATGTTAAAAAAGTGTCGTGCGTCAGATTTACTTGTCAAAAACTATGGAGACGATGATGGTGTTTACGATGTCGCCGTTGTTACTCGGATCATAAAATCTTATGCTTCTCACATATCAGATAATGCTCAATCAAATTTATCTGATGTTGGGAGATTGGTGGATGATTATCTTATGCTTGTTGCACAAGATCAGAACCTCAAAGCAGATGGTTTCCTAGTCCTCGCGGAAGCATTGCCGCAAGATGCTCGGGTTTGTTGTGACAATTTGTATAGAGCAATTGATATGTACCTGAAG GCACATCCTGAGTTAACAGAAGAAGAAAGGACATGCCTATGTAGATCCTTGAAATACCATAAACTATCCCAAGCAGCGAAGGAGCACATAATGAAGAACAATAGGTTACCGCTGAAATACGTAACAAGTTTCATTCTTTTGGAACAAGTGAGCGTGACAAAGCCTAGAACATCATTTGGATCGGTTGACCGACAAATGAGAAGCCGGGTTGTGCTGGGTGAAAGTAAATGTCCAGGAACAAGTTGGACGTTGAATTCACAAAACGAGATAAATCTGATGAAAAGGGAGGTTGCGACAATGAAAGGGCAGCTTAATGACATTCAGATGTGCAAGACAAAACTTCAAGGGCAAGCAAAGAAAGGTTTCAATCACAAGAAAAATTTTGCCAGCGTACGGAAAATTGTCTGTTTGGGGTTCAACAATTCTAAGTTGAAAAGCTTTGGTTTTGCTCCATTGTGGGCTTGA
- the LOC103492181 gene encoding amidase 1-like isoform X2, with translation MAVDDCGAFIEKFLLQMSSPSDQLPLSGLTFAVKDIFDIEGYVAGFGNPEWLRTHPPANQTAPAVLTILRGGATCIGKTMMDEMAFSINGENFHYGTPQNPCASGRIPGGSSSGSGVAVAAKLVDFSLGTDTGGSVRVPASYCGVLGFRPSHGVVSTSGVIPMTQSFDTVGWFARDSAILKRVGWLLLHEPEVEHYKPTKVFIAEDCFKLLSSITSERLTQAFVSSVEKLFGGHLIKQISLGKYVEDKVPSLKHFTIEENDGYKHSIPSLAALVRSKRLLQRHEFKINHGEWVGSYSSHLGPGISEQILEFIREATDENIDLSRSIQIELREVLAALLEDFGVLAIPTVPGPPPKLNTDISEQFDFRAKAFSLLTIAAVSGVCQQIYQSMRYLPLWCVLLQESLF, from the exons ATGGCTGTGGATGATTGTGGAGCTTTCATAGAGAAATTTCTCCTGCAGATGAGCTCTCCCTCCGATCAACTTCCCTTAAGTGGTCTCACTTTTGCCGTTAAAGACAT ATTTGATATAGAAGGGTATGTAGCTGGTTTTGGAAATCCTGAATGGCTAAGGACTCACCCACCTGCCAATCAAACGGCGCCAGCTGTGTTGACTATCCTAAGAGGAGGGGCCACCTGCATTGGCAAGACTATGATGGATGAAATGGCCTTTAG TATAAATGGGGAAAACTTTCACTATGGCACACCCCAAAACCCATGTGCATCAGGTCGGATACCTGGAGGATCTTCCAGTGGTTCTGGTGTTGCTGTTGCTGCAAAGCTTGTGGATTTCTCCTTAG GAACCGATACCGGAGGTAGTGTAAGAGTGCCTGCATCCTACTGTGGAGTTCTCGGATTCCGGCCTTCACATGGTGTGGTCTCTACATCTGGAGTAATACCGATGACACAGAGCTTTGATACAGTAG GTTGGTTCGCCAGAGATTCTGCCATATTAAAGAGAGTAGGTTGGCTGCTGCTGCATGAGCCAGAGGTTGAGCATTACAAGCCTACGAAGGTGTTCATTGCAGAAGATTGTTTCAAGCTCCTCTCAAGCATTACTAGTGAACGGTTGACACAAGCTTTTGTTAGTTCAGTTGAGAAGTTATTTGGTG GCCATCTTATTAAACAAATTAGCCTTGGAAAGTATGTCGAGGATAAGGTTCCAAGTTTGAAGCATTTCACGATTGAAGAAAATGATGGCTATAAGCATAGCATACCATCCTTGGCAGCCCTTGTAAGATCTAAGCGATTGCTTCAGAG GCATGAATTTAAAATCAATCACGGAGAATGGGTTGGGTCCTACAGTTCTCATTTGGGTCCAGGAATAtcagaacaaatattagaattCATCAGGGAGGCAACAGATGAAAATATTGATCTGAGTCGCTCCATTCAAATCGAACTGCGCGAAGTTCTTGCTGCTCTTCTTGAA GATTTTGGAGTACTTGCTATTCCTACAGTCCCAGGCCCTCCTCCAAAACTAAACACAGACATCTCGGAGCAATTCGACTTTCGTGCGAAGGCTTTCAGCTTGCTCACCATTGCTGCTGTCTCTGGAGTCTGCCAG caAATTTATCAATCAATGAGATATCTTCCATTGTGGTGTGTGCTCCTTCAAGAATCCTTATTCTGA
- the LOC103492184 gene encoding cation/calcium exchanger 5 isoform X2 encodes MAFSITFLKSSALFLTILSVFIFFILFTPNPSPESPSRRSLTATGDSNSSFSPTPSCSSVESHSDGLINYLYFHFCFFDENPSLSVPFLTLFLLLHFYILIKTAQDHFSIVTSKLAFHLNLSPSMAAVTLLALGNGAPDVFASVAAVRGGQYRTGFGAILSAGTFVSAFVVGFVAIYAAPFSVNPAQFVRDVLFYLTAALFLFYVYLSAEIFLWQAVGFVGFYLFFVGFVFWMDLRMGSGKAKSGGDLGVTKEADVYHGELPKDCEIGEGYRNVDEGKTNSGFWEALRIIRKAWEAPVSFLLKLTIPQPAPSEWSRLYASANISLCPVALLYASFVMSVFWISTIAGELLNCLAVLGVLLKLPPALLGLTVLAWGNSVGDLVADVALAKAGQPLLAMAGCFAGPMFNMLVGLGTALVIQTANSYPDAYQLQFHIGIVIAFVFLLFSLMGSLLVIIWCRFRVPRFWGFCLVLLYIVFMAASLLMAKFSP; translated from the exons ATGGCATTCTCTATCACCTTCCTCAAATCCTCCGCTCTCTTTCTCACCATTCTCTCcgttttcatcttcttcatcctctTCACTCCCAATCCCTCGCCGGAATCCCCCTCCAGAAGGTCCCTTACCGCCACCGGCGATTCCAATTCCAGTTTCTCTCCGACCCCATCTTGTTCCTCTGTTGAATCTCACTCTGATGGCCTTATTAACTACTTATATTTCCATTTTTGCTTCTTCGATGAAAACCCATCTCTCTCTGTCCCTTTTCTCACTCTCTTTCTTCTCCTCCATTTCTATATCCTCATCAAAACCGCTCAAGATCACTTCTCCATTGTCACTTCCAAGCTCGCCTTTCACCTTAACTTGTCTCCCAGTATGGCGGCTGTGACGCTCTTGGCTTTGGGTAATGGCGCTCCTGATGTATTTGCATCTGTTGCTGCGGTTCGTGGTGGCCAGTATCGAACTGGTTTCGGTGCAATTCTCTCTGCCGGCACATTTGTTTCGGCTTTTGTTGTTGGGTTTGTGGCTATTTATGCTGCTCCGTTCTCGGTGAATCCGGCTCAGTTTGTGAGGGACGTGTTGTTCTATTTGACTGCAGCATTGTTCTTGTTCTATGTGTATCTTAGTGCAGAGATTTTCTTGTGGCAAGCTGTTgggtttgttgggttttatttgttctttgttgGATTCGTGTTTTGGATGGATTTGAGAATGGGAAGTGGGAAGGCTAAGAGTGGGGGTGATTTGGGAGTGACTAAAGAAGCTGATGTCTACCATGGTGAGTTGCCTAAAGACTGTGAGATTGGAGAAGGCTACAGAAATGTAGATGAAGGAAAAACCAATTCTGGATTTTGGGAAGCTCTTCGAATA ATCCGAAAAGCATGGGAAGCTCCTGTTTCGTTTCTTCTGAAGCTCACCATTCCCCAACCTGCACCTTCCGAATGGAGCAGACTCTATGCATCGGCAAACATTTCTCTCTGTCCTGTTGCGCTTCTATATGCCT CATTTGTCATGAGTGTATTTTGGATTTCGACCATTGCTGGGGAGCTGCTGAACTGTCTTGCAGTTCTTGGAGTGCTTCTTAAACTCCCACCAGCTCTACTTGGTCTTACGGTGCTTGCTTGGGGAAACTCAGTTGGGGATCTTGTGGCTGATGTTGCTCTTGCAAAAGCAGGCCAACCTTTGCTTGCTATGGCTGGATGCTTTGCGGGGCCAATGTTTAACATGCTTGTGGGGCTTGGAACAGCTTTAGTTATACAAACAGCTAACAGTTATCCGGACGCCTACCAGCTTCAATTTCATATCGGAATCGTGATTGCGTTCGTGTTCCTACTTTTCAGCCTGATGGGTTCCCTACTTGTAATTATTTGGTGCAGATTTCGAGTGCCTCGGTTTTGGGGATTCTGCCTTGTACTGCTGTACATTGTCTTCATGGCTGCCAGTTTACTGATGGCCAAGTTTTCTCCATGA
- the LOC103492184 gene encoding cation/calcium exchanger 5 isoform X1 codes for MAFSITFLKSSALFLTILSVFIFFILFTPNPSPESPSRRSLTATGDSNSSFSPTPSCSSVESHSDGLINYLYFHFCFFDENPSLSVPFLTLFLLLHFYILIKTAQDHFSIVTSKLAFHLNLSPSMAAVTLLALGNGAPDVFASVAAVRGGQYRTGFGAILSAGTFVSAFVVGFVAIYAAPFSVNPAQFVRDVLFYLTAALFLFYVYLSAEIFLWQAVGFVGFYLFFVGFVFWMDLRMGSGKAKSGGDLGVTKEADVYHGELPKDCEIGEGYRNVDEGKTNSGFWEALRIIRKAWEAPVSFLLKLTIPQPAPSEWSRLYASANISLCPVALLYACNSFMSFNHPIAFLLPNTHLPLWFVVLLASSSLAILHFVMETEPPKTEQVPIVLAAFVMSVFWISTIAGELLNCLAVLGVLLKLPPALLGLTVLAWGNSVGDLVADVALAKAGQPLLAMAGCFAGPMFNMLVGLGTALVIQTANSYPDAYQLQFHIGIVIAFVFLLFSLMGSLLVIIWCRFRVPRFWGFCLVLLYIVFMAASLLMAKFSP; via the exons ATGGCATTCTCTATCACCTTCCTCAAATCCTCCGCTCTCTTTCTCACCATTCTCTCcgttttcatcttcttcatcctctTCACTCCCAATCCCTCGCCGGAATCCCCCTCCAGAAGGTCCCTTACCGCCACCGGCGATTCCAATTCCAGTTTCTCTCCGACCCCATCTTGTTCCTCTGTTGAATCTCACTCTGATGGCCTTATTAACTACTTATATTTCCATTTTTGCTTCTTCGATGAAAACCCATCTCTCTCTGTCCCTTTTCTCACTCTCTTTCTTCTCCTCCATTTCTATATCCTCATCAAAACCGCTCAAGATCACTTCTCCATTGTCACTTCCAAGCTCGCCTTTCACCTTAACTTGTCTCCCAGTATGGCGGCTGTGACGCTCTTGGCTTTGGGTAATGGCGCTCCTGATGTATTTGCATCTGTTGCTGCGGTTCGTGGTGGCCAGTATCGAACTGGTTTCGGTGCAATTCTCTCTGCCGGCACATTTGTTTCGGCTTTTGTTGTTGGGTTTGTGGCTATTTATGCTGCTCCGTTCTCGGTGAATCCGGCTCAGTTTGTGAGGGACGTGTTGTTCTATTTGACTGCAGCATTGTTCTTGTTCTATGTGTATCTTAGTGCAGAGATTTTCTTGTGGCAAGCTGTTgggtttgttgggttttatttgttctttgttgGATTCGTGTTTTGGATGGATTTGAGAATGGGAAGTGGGAAGGCTAAGAGTGGGGGTGATTTGGGAGTGACTAAAGAAGCTGATGTCTACCATGGTGAGTTGCCTAAAGACTGTGAGATTGGAGAAGGCTACAGAAATGTAGATGAAGGAAAAACCAATTCTGGATTTTGGGAAGCTCTTCGAATA ATCCGAAAAGCATGGGAAGCTCCTGTTTCGTTTCTTCTGAAGCTCACCATTCCCCAACCTGCACCTTCCGAATGGAGCAGACTCTATGCATCGGCAAACATTTCTCTCTGTCCTGTTGCGCTTCTATATGCCTGTAACTCATTCATGTCATTTAATCATCCCATTGCTTTCCTCTTACCAAATACGCATTTACCACTTTGGTTCGTAGTACTCCTAGCAAGCTCCTCTCTTGCAATTCTACACTTTGTCATGGAAACTGAGCCCCCAAAAACTGAGCAAGTTCCTATTGTGCTTGCAGCATTTGTCATGAGTGTATTTTGGATTTCGACCATTGCTGGGGAGCTGCTGAACTGTCTTGCAGTTCTTGGAGTGCTTCTTAAACTCCCACCAGCTCTACTTGGTCTTACGGTGCTTGCTTGGGGAAACTCAGTTGGGGATCTTGTGGCTGATGTTGCTCTTGCAAAAGCAGGCCAACCTTTGCTTGCTATGGCTGGATGCTTTGCGGGGCCAATGTTTAACATGCTTGTGGGGCTTGGAACAGCTTTAGTTATACAAACAGCTAACAGTTATCCGGACGCCTACCAGCTTCAATTTCATATCGGAATCGTGATTGCGTTCGTGTTCCTACTTTTCAGCCTGATGGGTTCCCTACTTGTAATTATTTGGTGCAGATTTCGAGTGCCTCGGTTTTGGGGATTCTGCCTTGTACTGCTGTACATTGTCTTCATGGCTGCCAGTTTACTGATGGCCAAGTTTTCTCCATGA
- the LOC103492183 gene encoding root phototropism protein 3-like isoform X2, translated as MVARSKYLNRMIIQNSSHEVQNNNSVSTIQLNNLPGGPMAFELVMKFCYGWKVDLTAKNVAPLYCATHFLEMTDDLAQGNLTSKAEAFLSFVISSSWKDTFKVLKSCESISRCANQLHIPKRCSEAIARKACMNPQSFCNSDYNVDNVRLEVVADNWWFKDVLFLRIDHFIEVIESGKQRGMKSEVAESCIAQWTMRWFARLMNEFENLMLNNSTDKLKETAVESLIRLLPLEENSVSSTFLLHILKLGSVTKIDSELLTRIESRLAMMLKKCRASDLLVKNYGDDDGVYDVAVVTRIIKSYASHISDNAQSNLSDVGRLVDDYLMLVAQDQNLKADGFLVLAEALPQDARVCCDNLYRAIDMYLKAHPELTEEERTCLCRSLKYHKLSQAAKEHIMKNNRLPLKYVTSFILLEQVSVTKPRTSFGSVDRQMRSRVVLGESKCPGTSWTLNSQNEINLMKREVATMKGQLNDIQMCKTKLQGQAKKGFNHKKNFASVRKIVCLGFNNSKLKSFGFAPLWA; from the exons ATGGTTGCAAGAAGCAAATATCTGAATAGAATGATAATCCAAAACAGCAGCCACGAAGTGCAAAATAACAACAGTGTCAGCACAATACAACTGAACAATCTTCCAGGGGGGCCTATGGCTTTTGAGTTGGTGATGAAGTTTTGCTATGGGTGGAAGGTTGATTTAACTGCCAAAAATGTTGCTCCTCTTTACTGTGCAACACATTTCCTTGAAATGACTGATGATCTTGCACAAGGGAATCTCACTTCCAAAGCAGAAGCCTTCTTGAGCTTTGTAATATCATCATCATGGAAAGACACGTTCAAAGTTCTCAAAAGTTGTGAATCCATTTCTCGATGTGCCAATCAGCTGCACATCCCGAAACGCTGTTCTGAAGCAATCGCCCGGAAGGCTTGTATGAACCCGCAATCCTTCTGTAATAGTGATTATAATGTTGATAATGTAAGGCTCGAAGTCGTTGCTGACAACTGGTGGTTTAAGGATGTTTTGTTTCTTCGTATTGATCATTTCATTGAAGTGATTGAATCAGGAAAACAAAGAGGAATGAAGTCTGAGGTTGCAGAATCGTGTATAGCACAGTGGACAATGAGATGGTTTGCTCGGTTAATGAATGAATTTGAGAATTTGATGCTGAATAATTCTACTGACAAGTTGAAAGAAACGGCAGTTGAAAGTTTGATTCGGTTACTTCCCTTGGAGGAAAATTCGGTTTCCTCTACTTTTCTGCTTCATATTTTGAAGTTGGGATCTGTAACGAAGATCGACTCCGAATTGTTAACTAGGATTGAAAGTAGATTGGCCATGATGTTAAAAAAGTGTCGTGCGTCAGATTTACTTGTCAAAAACTATGGAGACGATGATGGTGTTTACGATGTCGCCGTTGTTACTCGGATCATAAAATCTTATGCTTCTCACATATCAGATAATGCTCAATCAAATTTATCTGATGTTGGGAGATTGGTGGATGATTATCTTATGCTTGTTGCACAAGATCAGAACCTCAAAGCAGATGGTTTCCTAGTCCTCGCGGAAGCATTGCCGCAAGATGCTCGGGTTTGTTGTGACAATTTGTATAGAGCAATTGATATGTACCTGAAG GCACATCCTGAGTTAACAGAAGAAGAAAGGACATGCCTATGTAGATCCTTGAAATACCATAAACTATCCCAAGCAGCGAAGGAGCACATAATGAAGAACAATAGGTTACCGCTGAAATACGTAACAAGTTTCATTCTTTTGGAACAAGTGAGCGTGACAAAGCCTAGAACATCATTTGGATCGGTTGACCGACAAATGAGAAGCCGGGTTGTGCTGGGTGAAAGTAAATGTCCAGGAACAAGTTGGACGTTGAATTCACAAAACGAGATAAATCTGATGAAAAGGGAGGTTGCGACAATGAAAGGGCAGCTTAATGACATTCAGATGTGCAAGACAAAACTTCAAGGGCAAGCAAAGAAAGGTTTCAATCACAAGAAAAATTTTGCCAGCGTACGGAAAATTGTCTGTTTGGGGTTCAACAATTCTAAGTTGAAAAGCTTTGGTTTTGCTCCATTGTGGGCTTGA
- the LOC103492182 gene encoding nuclear transcription factor Y subunit C-9 has product MDQQGHGQPSMGAVGSGGQIAYGSNLYHPNQMPVGPTSGSVVTSVGGIQSTSQPGGAQLAQHQLAYQHIHQQQQQQLQQQLQTFWVNQYQEIEKVTDFKNHSLPLARIKKIMKADEDVRMISAEAPVLFARACEMFILELTLRSWNHTEENKRRTLQKNDIAAAITRTDIFDFLVDIVPREDLKDEVLTSIPRGSMTVGGPGDTLPYYMPSQHAPQVGAPGMIMGKPVMDPAMYAPQSHPYMAPQMWQHAQDQAPPDQ; this is encoded by the coding sequence ATGGATCAGCAAGGGCATGGCCAGCCATCCATGGGAGCGGTTGGCAGTGGAGGTCAGATAGCATATGGTAGCAACCTGTACCATCCCAACCAAATGCCTGTAGGCCCAACTTCGGGATCTGTCGTTACATCAGTCGGAGGCATTCAGTCTACGAGTCAACCTGGTGGAGCACAGCTTGCTCAACATCAACTTGCTTATCAACATATCCACCAGCAGCAGCAACAACAGCTTCAACAACAGCTCCAGACTTTTTGGGTAAATCAATACCAAGAGATTGAGAAGGTAACAGACTTCAAGAACCATAGTCTTCCCTTAGCAAGGATCAAGAAGATCATGAAGGCAGACGAGGATGTACGAATGATATCAGCTGAGGCACCTGTTTTATTTGCTAGGGCATGTGAAATGTTCATCCTGGAATTGACTTTACGGTCTTGGAATCATACCGAAGAGAACAAGCGCAGGACACTTCAAAAGAATGATATTGCTGCAGCTATCACAAGAACTGACATTTTCGACTTTCTGGTTGATATAGTGCCGAGGGAAGATCTGAAAGATGAAGTACTCACATCGATTCCAAGAGGATCAATGACAGTTGGGGGACCTGGAGATACACTTCCTTACTATATGCCGTCTCAGCATGCACCTCAGGTTGGGGCACCTGGAATGATCATGGGTAAGCCAGTTATGGACCCAGCTATGTATGCTCCACAATCACACCCTTATATGGCCCCACAAATGTGGCAGCACGCACAAGATCAAGCCCCTCCTGATCAATAA
- the LOC127148179 gene encoding uncharacterized protein LOC127148179: MTSTSTSTDGPFYKINPSHHFYSLVSCLSHLEKTTHNIKAKLKPDQLALFRKTKFGHFLDLNIVFNGPLIHYLLLREVEDEGKDSISFLLGGVVCTFGRREFNIVTGLWGPKEDYIQLGGNSRLLEKFFKDKDCVYVSDLEDIFLEYEGDDDDIVKLALVYFIEISLLGKDRRTKVDIGFLKIADDWNSFNNYDWGRIVFVRTLSALKRALDKQYAKGKKKSTQTKKYTINGFPHALQVWAYESIPTIIGCGVDKVNDHAIPRMLRWVCQQSPKSQTISQVFDSPMVSSKQ, translated from the exons atgacatcgacttcaacatcgaccgacggacccttctacaagattaatccttcccatcatttttattccctagtaagctgtttgtctcatttggaaaagacaacacataatattaaggccaaactcaaacccgatcaattagccttatttaggaaaacaaagtttgggcactttttggacctaaatattgtcttcaatgggccactcatccactacttactgttaagggaggtggaagatgaaggaaaggattctataagtttcctactagggggcgttgtttgtactttcggtaggagagagtttaacatcgtaactggactatggggtcctaaagaggactatattcagttgggtgggaacagtcgactgttggagaagtttttcaaagacaaggactgtgtttacgttagcgacttagaagatatatttttggaatacgagggtgatgacgatgatatcgtcaaattagctttagtctactttatagagatatctttgttgggaaaagataggcgaaccaaagtggacattggttttttgaagattgctgatgattggaattcatttaataattatgattggggtcggattgtttttgtacgcacgctaagtgcattgaaaagagccttggacaagcaatatgccaagggaaagaagaaatcaacacagacaaaaaaatatactatcaatggatttccgcatgcattacag gtttgggcatatgagtctataccaaccatcattggatgtggtgtagataaagtaaacgatcatgccataccacgaatgctgaggtgggtgtgccaacaatcaccaaagtcccaaactataagccaggtgtttgactcgccaatggtaagtagcaagcaatag
- the LOC103492181 gene encoding amidase 1-like isoform X1 gives MAVDDCGAFIEKFLLQMSSPSDQLPLSGLTFAVKDIFDIEGYVAGFGNPEWLRTHPPANQTAPAVLTILRGGATCIGKTMMDEMAFSINGENFHYGTPQNPCASGRIPGGSSSGSGVAVAAKLVDFSLGTDTGGSVRVPASYCGVLGFRPSHGVVSTSGVIPMTQSFDTVGWFARDSAILKRVGWLLLHEPEVEHYKPTKVFIAEDCFKLLSSITSERLTQAFVSSVEKLFGGHLIKQISLGKYVEDKVPSLKHFTIEENDGYKHSIPSLAALVRSKRLLQRHEFKINHGEWVGSYSSHLGPGISEQILEFIREATDENIDLSRSIQIELREVLAALLEDFGVLAIPTVPGPPPKLNTDISEQFDFRAKAFSLLTIAAVSGVCQVSIPLGLYNGLPVSISLLAKHGSDGFLLNLVDCLYSTLKEEVEAIY, from the exons ATGGCTGTGGATGATTGTGGAGCTTTCATAGAGAAATTTCTCCTGCAGATGAGCTCTCCCTCCGATCAACTTCCCTTAAGTGGTCTCACTTTTGCCGTTAAAGACAT ATTTGATATAGAAGGGTATGTAGCTGGTTTTGGAAATCCTGAATGGCTAAGGACTCACCCACCTGCCAATCAAACGGCGCCAGCTGTGTTGACTATCCTAAGAGGAGGGGCCACCTGCATTGGCAAGACTATGATGGATGAAATGGCCTTTAG TATAAATGGGGAAAACTTTCACTATGGCACACCCCAAAACCCATGTGCATCAGGTCGGATACCTGGAGGATCTTCCAGTGGTTCTGGTGTTGCTGTTGCTGCAAAGCTTGTGGATTTCTCCTTAG GAACCGATACCGGAGGTAGTGTAAGAGTGCCTGCATCCTACTGTGGAGTTCTCGGATTCCGGCCTTCACATGGTGTGGTCTCTACATCTGGAGTAATACCGATGACACAGAGCTTTGATACAGTAG GTTGGTTCGCCAGAGATTCTGCCATATTAAAGAGAGTAGGTTGGCTGCTGCTGCATGAGCCAGAGGTTGAGCATTACAAGCCTACGAAGGTGTTCATTGCAGAAGATTGTTTCAAGCTCCTCTCAAGCATTACTAGTGAACGGTTGACACAAGCTTTTGTTAGTTCAGTTGAGAAGTTATTTGGTG GCCATCTTATTAAACAAATTAGCCTTGGAAAGTATGTCGAGGATAAGGTTCCAAGTTTGAAGCATTTCACGATTGAAGAAAATGATGGCTATAAGCATAGCATACCATCCTTGGCAGCCCTTGTAAGATCTAAGCGATTGCTTCAGAG GCATGAATTTAAAATCAATCACGGAGAATGGGTTGGGTCCTACAGTTCTCATTTGGGTCCAGGAATAtcagaacaaatattagaattCATCAGGGAGGCAACAGATGAAAATATTGATCTGAGTCGCTCCATTCAAATCGAACTGCGCGAAGTTCTTGCTGCTCTTCTTGAA GATTTTGGAGTACTTGCTATTCCTACAGTCCCAGGCCCTCCTCCAAAACTAAACACAGACATCTCGGAGCAATTCGACTTTCGTGCGAAGGCTTTCAGCTTGCTCACCATTGCTGCTGTCTCTGGAGTCTGCCAG GTTAGCATACCTCTAGGGTTGTACAATGGTCTTCCTGTATCAATATCTTTGCTAGCAAAACATGGCTCAGATGGATTTTTGCTCAATCTTGTTGATTGTCTTTACAGCACTctaaaagaagaagttgaggcAATCTACTAA